One genomic window of Candidatus Nitrosopumilus sediminis includes the following:
- a CDS encoding DUF354 domain-containing protein, which translates to MKIWIDILTPKQLLFSEPIIEKLGKKHDLLCTSRDYEEVSKLAKIRDFDLVFVGKHGGGDKKSKLKASIDRIEKLSKKIETFSPDIVISFCSPEAARISFGLGIKHIAFCDSPHADAVMRLTLPLIQRLLIPSVISKKEFSKYGIDEKNIIQYKAIDAFVTIQRKINQSVKLPFENNNKKNILIRVEEEEASYTSKSSKIIPIIKKVASEFENENVVVLGRYSKQIKNLQKIIGERVKIVKMSYDGKYLLKNTDIFIGSGGTMTAESALMGIPTISYNAVPNIIENFLVKKCLVKREINPKRISMQIKKIFESDNKQSLKRAGKIRRYMEDPIQKLIKIINE; encoded by the coding sequence TTGAAAATTTGGATAGATATTCTAACACCAAAGCAATTATTGTTTTCTGAACCAATAATTGAAAAATTAGGGAAAAAACATGATCTTTTGTGTACTTCAAGAGATTATGAAGAAGTTTCAAAATTGGCAAAAATACGTGATTTTGACCTTGTTTTTGTTGGAAAACATGGTGGAGGAGACAAGAAAAGTAAACTCAAAGCCAGTATTGATAGAATAGAGAAGCTGTCTAAAAAAATTGAGACATTTTCACCAGATATTGTAATTAGTTTTTGTTCTCCAGAAGCAGCAAGAATATCATTTGGATTAGGAATAAAGCACATAGCATTTTGTGATTCACCTCATGCTGATGCGGTTATGCGATTGACATTACCACTAATTCAAAGATTGTTAATACCAAGTGTTATATCAAAAAAAGAATTTTCAAAGTATGGTATTGATGAAAAAAATATAATTCAATACAAAGCAATTGATGCATTTGTTACAATACAAAGGAAAATAAATCAAAGTGTAAAATTACCATTCGAAAATAACAACAAAAAGAATATTTTGATTAGAGTAGAGGAGGAAGAGGCATCATATACATCAAAATCTAGTAAAATTATTCCAATTATAAAAAAAGTTGCAAGTGAATTTGAAAATGAAAATGTTGTAGTTTTAGGAAGATATTCTAAACAAATTAAAAATTTACAAAAAATAATAGGTGAAAGAGTAAAAATTGTAAAAATGTCATATGATGGAAAATATTTGTTAAAAAATACAGATATTTTTATTGGTTCAGGTGGAACAATGACTGCAGAATCTGCATTAATGGGAATTCCAACAATTTCATATAATGCAGTTCCAAACATAATTGAAAATTTCTTGGTAAAGAAGTGTTTGGTGAAACGAGAAATAAACCCAAAAAGGATTTCAATGCAGATAAAAAAAATTTTTGAATCAGATAATAAACAGAGTCTAAAAAGAGCAGGAAAAATTAGAAGATATATGGAAGATCCTATTCAAAAATTAATCAAAATAATTAATGAATAG
- a CDS encoding single-stranded DNA-binding protein translates to MSEFENLINKFLEQKPELTKEQLEELIKQKKAKIGAGYLTDQGALFLIASDYGITLSEPQKTEISLKDLYAGAKEISLETRVLNLSPAKQFSRKDGSPFYLRTMTVYDTNSTASVKLWDEKANLPGIENLKPGDLIKIIKAYVKSDLDGSPTINIGSGSNIETTDTKSEIPTIDTITKDVSETQEGQKDLVVSGTIDGVISGMEFTNSRGMPGKALRMRLKGKDGSTMRVVLWGKDESSIPNMISQSAKVRLLGVRVKSGNQGLEIHGNDATIIEIEGGKEAEPVITRILSMSPTENGKNLILAVDNKKNLFNISDFSNSTSICVEGDVIECMPSKVYGNSITLDENSFVRKLDNDESIPSLSQLRTKINEIKADGNYCIEAIVLKVPERREVQTKSGESIALSEMFVEDDTGQIWVKGWRNQARIIDKCELGEIISITGLNAKAGLEGRIELFVTPFSKITKKN, encoded by the coding sequence TTGTCAGAATTTGAAAATCTTATTAATAAATTTCTAGAACAAAAACCAGAATTAACTAAAGAGCAACTTGAAGAACTGATTAAACAGAAAAAAGCAAAAATTGGTGCAGGATATTTGACTGATCAAGGTGCGTTATTTTTAATTGCTTCAGACTATGGAATTACATTATCTGAGCCACAAAAAACAGAAATTAGTTTAAAGGATCTATATGCAGGTGCAAAAGAAATCTCATTAGAAACGAGAGTTTTGAATCTCTCACCTGCAAAACAATTTTCTAGAAAAGATGGCTCTCCATTTTATCTTCGAACAATGACAGTTTATGATACAAATTCTACAGCTAGTGTAAAATTATGGGATGAAAAAGCAAATCTTCCAGGAATTGAAAATCTAAAACCAGGAGATTTAATTAAAATTATCAAGGCTTATGTTAAATCAGATCTTGATGGCTCTCCAACCATAAACATTGGTTCTGGATCAAACATAGAAACTACAGATACAAAAAGTGAAATTCCCACTATAGATACCATCACAAAAGATGTAAGCGAAACTCAAGAAGGGCAAAAAGATTTGGTCGTTTCAGGAACAATTGATGGTGTAATTAGTGGAATGGAGTTTACAAATTCTCGTGGCATGCCTGGAAAAGCACTAAGAATGAGATTAAAAGGAAAAGATGGAAGTACTATGAGAGTAGTGTTATGGGGTAAAGATGAATCATCTATACCAAATATGATTTCACAGTCAGCCAAAGTAAGGTTACTAGGTGTCAGAGTAAAATCAGGAAACCAAGGATTAGAAATTCATGGAAATGATGCAACAATTATTGAAATTGAAGGAGGCAAAGAAGCAGAACCAGTAATTACCAGAATTCTATCCATGTCACCCACAGAAAACGGTAAAAATCTAATTTTGGCTGTTGACAATAAAAAGAATTTGTTTAACATTAGTGATTTTTCAAACTCAACTAGTATCTGTGTGGAAGGAGATGTAATAGAGTGCATGCCATCAAAAGTTTATGGAAATTCAATCACCTTAGATGAAAATTCTTTTGTTAGAAAACTAGATAATGATGAATCAATACCTTCATTATCTCAACTCAGAACAAAAATTAATGAAATTAAAGCTGATGGAAATTATTGTATTGAAGCAATTGTATTGAAAGTTCCTGAAAGGCGTGAAGTTCAAACAAAATCAGGAGAATCGATTGCACTTTCAGAAATGTTTGTTGAAGATGATACAGGGCAAATTTGGGTTAAAGGTTGGAGGAATCAAGCAAGAATAATTGACAAATGCGAATTAGGAGAAATCATTTCCATTACAGGGCTAAATGCAAAAGCTGGACTAGAAGGTAGAATAGAATTATTTGTTACTCCATTCTCTAAAATTACAAAGAAGAACTAA
- a CDS encoding nucleotide exchange factor GrpE, with translation MSNESNSDEISVNVVSENEIENNSSKTESESNIEEISKLLSLEKQKSSEYEEKLKLVLADFQNLSRKTQTDIENGVNSKIDEFVLDFLKIYDDFVRAKEVFSDSKINSEGLDSILKNMDSLLKKYHIKPIDALGEIFDPNFHEAISIINDPDLDDNTITKEIRKGYISHERVIRPTLVEISKKDDDKI, from the coding sequence ATGTCTAATGAATCCAACTCTGACGAAATTTCAGTTAATGTGGTATCTGAAAATGAAATAGAAAATAATTCCTCTAAAACAGAATCAGAATCTAATATTGAAGAAATATCCAAATTATTATCTTTAGAAAAACAAAAATCATCTGAATATGAAGAAAAATTAAAACTTGTGTTGGCAGACTTTCAAAATCTTAGTAGAAAGACTCAAACTGATATTGAAAATGGAGTAAATTCAAAAATTGATGAATTCGTATTAGATTTTTTAAAAATTTATGATGATTTTGTTAGAGCAAAAGAAGTTTTTTCTGACAGTAAAATCAATTCTGAAGGATTGGATTCTATTTTGAAAAATATGGATTCTCTATTAAAAAAATATCACATTAAACCTATAGATGCATTAGGAGAAATTTTTGATCCAAATTTTCATGAAGCTATATCAATTATCAATGATCCCGATTTAGATGACAATACAATTACAAAAGAGATCAGGAAAGGATATATTTCTCATGAGAGAGTTATAAGACCGACATTGGTTGAAATTTCAAAAAAGGATGATGATAAAATATGA
- a CDS encoding DEAD/DEAH box helicase yields the protein MKEQDQMNQLNPTLDSLFGKFGFSKLTEIQKKASPIILQKKDCLVIAPTGSGKTECSIIPIFSLLKNSKKDKKIKALYITPLRALNRDVFRRITKYAHENQLTIEIRHGDTSQKDRKKITENPPDILITTPETLVILLTQAKMLNALSELEWIVIDEVHELLSSERGSQLALSIERLELNSKYHLSKVGLSATVGNFNEAGKFVVGTKRKCEIIRDTSVRKYDVEIKYVDGTISDVAEKIIEHVMEIDLDSPILLFTNTRGEAEFLASILKEKSSIPVELHHGSLSKEVREETELTLRKGKHGIVVCTSSLELGLDIGSVELVIHYGSPRQVSKFVQRIGRSKHNRDESAQGLIITNNPDDEFEARAILERIQEGSIEEQKIHDGSLDVLAHHLVGLSMQIGEISVDQAFELVTKAYPFRNLKINDLINVLDLLDSNYLIFFDRTKMTFWKKGRSFKYYFENLSTIPDILKFKVFDSVGKKIIGSLDQRFVGDFGDSGNIFVLKGSQWRILNVDEKSFSVNVEPFRGGGITVPYWEGENIPIDYKTARKVGNFRSKVKNGNFTLVNKIIEKLNFDVIPDENNIVIESNRSQGSIVIHSCLGSKINSTLATLLSSMLSSMLGSIIDSRSDGYRIVLSSRARISEKLFMEVLKDDYDLQSIIYNQCIFNGNS from the coding sequence ATGAAAGAACAAGATCAAATGAACCAGTTGAATCCAACTCTTGATTCTTTATTTGGAAAATTTGGATTTTCTAAACTAACTGAAATTCAGAAAAAAGCATCACCAATAATTTTACAAAAGAAAGATTGCCTTGTAATTGCACCAACGGGTTCCGGAAAAACTGAGTGCTCTATAATACCAATTTTTTCACTTTTAAAAAACTCTAAAAAAGATAAAAAAATTAAAGCTCTTTACATTACACCACTAAGGGCATTAAATAGAGATGTATTTAGAAGAATTACAAAATATGCACATGAAAATCAATTAACAATTGAAATTCGCCACGGAGACACTAGTCAAAAAGATAGAAAAAAGATTACTGAGAATCCTCCGGATATTCTAATTACTACTCCTGAAACATTGGTGATTCTTTTAACACAAGCCAAAATGCTAAATGCATTATCTGAGTTGGAATGGATTGTAATTGATGAAGTCCATGAATTATTATCTAGTGAGCGAGGTTCTCAACTGGCATTAAGTATTGAAAGGTTAGAATTAAACTCAAAATATCATCTCTCAAAAGTTGGATTATCTGCAACTGTTGGAAATTTTAATGAAGCAGGAAAATTTGTTGTAGGAACCAAGCGAAAATGTGAGATAATTAGAGATACTTCTGTAAGAAAATATGATGTGGAAATAAAATATGTTGATGGAACAATTTCAGATGTAGCAGAAAAAATCATTGAACATGTAATGGAAATTGATTTAGATTCTCCTATTCTTCTTTTTACTAATACTAGAGGAGAAGCTGAATTCTTAGCATCAATATTAAAAGAAAAGTCATCCATTCCTGTTGAATTACATCATGGCTCTCTTTCAAAAGAAGTTAGAGAAGAAACAGAGCTAACTTTGCGTAAGGGAAAACATGGTATTGTCGTGTGTACCTCTTCACTAGAATTGGGATTAGATATTGGTTCAGTTGAATTAGTAATCCATTATGGATCTCCAAGACAAGTTTCAAAATTTGTACAAAGAATAGGTAGAAGTAAACATAATCGAGATGAATCAGCACAAGGTTTGATTATCACAAATAATCCTGATGATGAATTTGAAGCACGAGCAATTCTTGAACGAATTCAAGAAGGCTCTATTGAAGAACAAAAAATTCATGATGGTTCCCTTGATGTATTAGCGCATCATTTAGTTGGATTATCCATGCAAATTGGTGAAATTTCAGTAGACCAGGCTTTTGAATTAGTAACAAAAGCATATCCTTTTAGAAATTTAAAAATTAATGATCTAATAAATGTCTTGGATTTACTTGATTCGAACTATCTGATATTTTTTGACAGAACAAAAATGACTTTTTGGAAAAAAGGCCGTTCATTCAAATACTATTTTGAAAATCTTTCAACCATCCCTGATATTCTTAAATTCAAAGTTTTTGATAGTGTCGGAAAAAAAATTATTGGATCTTTGGATCAAAGATTTGTAGGTGATTTTGGGGATTCTGGAAATATTTTTGTGTTAAAAGGCTCTCAATGGAGAATCCTTAATGTTGATGAAAAATCATTCAGTGTAAATGTTGAACCTTTCAGAGGAGGTGGAATCACTGTACCGTATTGGGAAGGAGAAAATATTCCAATTGACTATAAAACTGCGCGTAAAGTAGGAAATTTTCGTAGTAAAGTTAAGAATGGAAATTTTACACTAGTTAACAAAATTATTGAAAAATTAAATTTTGATGTGATTCCTGATGAAAATAATATTGTAATTGAATCAAATAGATCCCAAGGTTCAATCGTAATTCATTCTTGTTTAGGAAGTAAAATCAATTCTACATTAGCGACATTACTCTCTTCAATGTTATCTTCAATGTTAGGCTCCATAATTGATTCCCGCTCTGATGGCTATAGAATTGTTTTATCTTCCAGAGCCAGAATTTCAGAAAAACTATTCATGGAAGTTCTAAAAGATGATTATGATTTACAATCTATAATCTATAATCAGTGCATCTTTAACGGGAACTCATAA
- a CDS encoding ABC transporter ATP-binding protein, which produces MSCIDVDHLSKFYGSVNAVSDLTLSVKSGQVFGFLGPNGAGKSTTIKLLTTLIPPTSGSLSILGVDAILNPLKIRHKIGVVLQQPSYEPTLSVEKSLEKYGMMWNVPKLERKKRMEQLLKDFDLAEIRKKRNEDLSIGQRRRVQVAREFMHDMELLFLDEPTVGLDPSARRKLLDYLKNKVKTGLTIFYTTHILSEAEYLCDQIAIIDKGKIVTVDSPDALKNKFGKEKTIKIHLLEKQSDVISLLSGIPDCKINFETGTNIIIHSEQSELLLLQILKILYDNKIDIEDLSAVPTNLEEIFLNMVKENASNN; this is translated from the coding sequence ATGTCTTGTATTGATGTTGACCATCTTTCCAAATTTTATGGTTCAGTTAATGCAGTATCTGATCTTACCTTATCAGTAAAATCAGGTCAAGTTTTTGGATTTTTAGGTCCTAATGGAGCAGGAAAATCTACAACAATCAAACTTCTAACCACTCTTATTCCGCCCACAAGCGGTTCGTTGTCTATTTTAGGTGTTGATGCTATCTTAAATCCCCTTAAAATTCGTCATAAAATTGGTGTAGTTTTACAGCAACCTAGCTATGAGCCTACACTGTCAGTTGAAAAATCCCTTGAGAAATATGGCATGATGTGGAATGTTCCAAAACTTGAACGTAAAAAAAGAATGGAACAACTCTTGAAAGACTTTGATCTAGCTGAAATACGTAAAAAAAGAAATGAAGATCTTTCAATCGGTCAAAGAAGGAGAGTTCAAGTTGCACGAGAATTTATGCATGATATGGAACTATTATTTTTGGATGAACCTACTGTAGGATTAGATCCTAGTGCCAGAAGAAAATTATTAGATTATTTAAAAAATAAAGTCAAAACAGGTTTAACAATTTTTTACACAACACATATTCTATCTGAAGCAGAATATCTTTGTGATCAAATAGCAATTATTGATAAAGGCAAAATCGTAACTGTTGATTCTCCTGATGCATTAAAAAATAAATTTGGTAAAGAAAAAACCATTAAAATTCATTTGTTAGAAAAACAATCAGATGTGATTTCTCTTTTATCTGGAATACCTGATTGTAAAATTAATTTTGAAACTGGAACTAATATAATAATTCATTCAGAACAATCTGAACTATTGTTGTTACAAATTTTGAAAATACTTTATGATAATAAAATTGATATTGAAGATCTATCAGCTGTACCCACAAATCTTGAAGAAATCTTTCTGAATATGGTAAAAGAAAATGCATCCAATAATTAG
- a CDS encoding GDP-mannose dehydrogenase: MTDIILGMGEVGETLFHLLEERGFDSVGIDTDTSKCKNYSKSQKIENPEYLHVCLPGELSEFVDVTLDWINKMEGLKSVLVHSTVKPGTTKRIQEKSEVLVLYSPIRGVHRRFLDDIKKYTKFISSDKKNIDPKVKVDLEKRFEKVDWMSTTKTAELAKILVDTTYYGWLINYAQITKMICEKEGIDFDEMWKFADEIHENLGNRPKMFPGIIGGHCVIPNLNLIDNEELDMIKKINEIYEKFKK; the protein is encoded by the coding sequence ATGACTGATATAATATTAGGAATGGGAGAAGTGGGGGAAACACTGTTTCACCTTCTTGAAGAAAGAGGTTTTGATAGTGTTGGAATTGATACAGATACTTCAAAATGTAAGAATTATTCTAAAAGTCAAAAAATTGAAAATCCTGAATATCTTCATGTTTGTTTACCTGGAGAACTGTCAGAATTTGTAGATGTTACTCTGGATTGGATCAACAAGATGGAAGGGCTAAAAAGTGTTTTAGTACATTCAACGGTGAAGCCTGGAACTACAAAAAGGATTCAAGAAAAATCCGAAGTTTTAGTTTTATATTCACCAATTCGTGGTGTACATAGAAGATTTTTAGATGACATTAAAAAATATACAAAATTTATTTCATCAGATAAAAAAAATATAGATCCTAAAGTAAAAGTGGATTTAGAAAAAAGATTTGAAAAGGTAGATTGGATGTCAACTACAAAAACTGCAGAATTAGCAAAAATACTTGTTGATACCACTTATTATGGATGGTTAATCAACTATGCACAAATAACAAAAATGATTTGTGAAAAAGAAGGAATTGATTTTGATGAAATGTGGAAATTTGCAGATGAAATACATGAAAACCTAGGTAATAGACCAAAAATGTTTCCGGGAATTATTGGAGGTCATTGTGTAATCCCTAATCTGAATTTAATAGATAATGAAGAACTTGACATGATTAAAAAAATCAATGAAATTTATGAAAAATTTAAAAAATAA
- a CDS encoding ABC transporter permease yields the protein MHPIIRLVNRNLTISLNPGFLIWQVIFPLIYIFIAGFAYAPLINAVPFGNKDLDYPAFLASGMIGFNIMNSTLISGIIIWNDRKHGMFEQIMSGPFTRSHYILSNICTIGIIGLISATLIAVVGYPVFFDSVEFSIVTIPIIIFGSVTGSILFGSLASIISTRLRSSEGFNVIINTVFLFFAFVSTAFYPADGAPEPLRTAFYLNPLTYLVDVIRAGIFGTITEFIIVEMIILVCIASTLFVIASRLLTKLDF from the coding sequence ATGCATCCAATAATTAGATTAGTCAACAGAAATCTTACCATCTCTCTTAACCCTGGGTTTTTAATTTGGCAAGTAATTTTTCCTTTAATCTATATTTTTATAGCAGGATTTGCATATGCACCGTTAATCAATGCAGTTCCATTTGGAAATAAAGATCTTGACTATCCTGCATTTTTAGCTTCAGGTATGATTGGATTCAATATTATGAATAGTACTTTAATTTCCGGCATCATCATTTGGAATGATAGAAAACATGGAATGTTTGAACAAATTATGTCTGGTCCGTTTACTAGGAGTCACTATATACTTAGTAATATTTGCACAATTGGAATTATTGGATTAATTAGTGCTACATTGATAGCAGTTGTTGGATATCCTGTATTTTTTGATTCTGTAGAATTTTCAATAGTAACAATTCCGATAATCATTTTTGGATCTGTTACTGGATCAATACTTTTTGGTTCACTAGCATCCATAATTTCCACTAGATTACGCTCAAGTGAAGGATTCAATGTAATAATTAACACTGTTTTTCTTTTCTTTGCTTTTGTTAGTACTGCATTTTATCCTGCAGACGGTGCACCTGAACCTTTACGAACAGCATTTTATCTAAATCCATTAACGTATCTAGTTGATGTGATTAGAGCAGGGATATTTGGGACTATAACTGAATTTATAATAGTTGAAATGATAATTCTTGTATGTATTGCATCAACATTATTTGTAATCGCTTCCAGACTTTTAACCAAATTAGATTTTTAG
- a CDS encoding ATPase domain-containing protein yields the protein MISTGLQKLDGFLSGGIPDSVIVDIFGGGGTGKTLLLLQLLINSIKNGGNILYLDTSGGFRPERILEIQKESEIDIDLLEKITVSRITNTSEQIESIKDIEKNDYSLIVIDNITDLFSYEYQNDESIFEKNSLFMKYMHKLSKFAITKKIPIVVSNMIRNIEGKEVENMQSAIDPFTHIKIHLFKNSSKFNGEIYWALKKETFSYTITKIGLVDRTEDF from the coding sequence ATGATTTCTACTGGCTTACAAAAATTAGACGGATTCTTGTCTGGAGGAATTCCTGATAGTGTGATTGTAGATATTTTTGGTGGAGGTGGAACTGGAAAAACTCTACTATTGTTACAATTATTGATTAATTCAATTAAAAATGGTGGCAATATTTTGTATCTAGATACATCAGGTGGATTTAGACCTGAAAGGATCTTAGAAATTCAAAAAGAATCAGAAATAGATATTGACTTACTTGAAAAAATAACCGTATCTCGAATTACTAATACTTCAGAACAAATCGAATCCATCAAAGACATTGAAAAAAATGATTATTCATTAATAGTAATTGATAATATTACTGATTTATTTTCTTATGAGTACCAAAATGATGAATCTATTTTTGAAAAAAATTCATTATTTATGAAATACATGCATAAATTATCAAAATTTGCAATAACAAAAAAAATTCCAATTGTTGTCAGTAATATGATTAGAAATATCGAAGGTAAAGAAGTTGAAAATATGCAAAGTGCAATTGATCCTTTTACACATATCAAAATTCATCTTTTCAAGAATTCATCAAAATTTAATGGTGAAATCTATTGGGCATTAAAAAAAGAAACTTTTTCTTACACTATTACAAAAATTGGACTTGTTGATCGTACTGAAGATTTTTAA
- the metK gene encoding methionine adenosyltransferase yields the protein MANNFLFTSESVTEGHPDKICDNISDAFLDEYIRQDPDSRVAVETMVTTDFVAVAGEVTSKANFDKKAQEELVRKTIREIGYDNKDLMFDTESCEVTLRLHSQSPDISQGVTATEDKEQGAGDQGLMFGYATNETKELMPMPILLSQKLAQKLAEVRKNKVLPWTRPDGKTQVSVRYEDNKPTKIETVVVSTQHAPEVSQEEISREIIDKVIKPVLGNLWNDDIKIHINPTGKFVIGGPHGDAGLTGRKIIVDSYGGFGRHGGGAFSGKDPSKVDRSACYMCRYIAKNLVAAELADRCEVQLAYAIGVAEPVSLYVNTFGTSKIAESQIEELVRKNFDMKPSGIISQLDLKRPIYKKTASYGHFGRNEPEFTWEKTDKAEILKQSAGL from the coding sequence ATGGCCAATAATTTTCTATTTACATCTGAATCAGTTACAGAAGGTCATCCAGATAAGATATGTGACAATATTTCTGATGCGTTCTTAGACGAATATATACGACAAGATCCAGATTCAAGGGTTGCCGTTGAAACAATGGTTACCACTGATTTTGTAGCAGTTGCTGGAGAAGTAACATCCAAAGCAAATTTCGATAAAAAAGCTCAAGAAGAATTGGTTAGAAAAACAATCAGAGAAATTGGATATGATAACAAAGACTTGATGTTTGACACTGAATCTTGTGAAGTGACTTTACGTCTACATTCTCAAAGCCCAGATATTAGTCAAGGTGTTACAGCTACTGAAGATAAGGAGCAGGGTGCTGGTGATCAAGGGTTAATGTTTGGATATGCTACTAATGAAACAAAGGAGCTTATGCCAATGCCAATTTTGCTTTCACAAAAACTCGCACAAAAATTAGCTGAAGTTAGAAAAAATAAGGTTCTTCCTTGGACAAGACCTGATGGGAAAACACAGGTTTCTGTTAGATATGAAGACAATAAACCAACCAAAATTGAAACAGTAGTGGTTTCAACACAGCATGCACCAGAAGTTTCTCAAGAGGAAATCTCAAGAGAGATCATTGACAAGGTCATCAAACCAGTTTTAGGGAATCTTTGGAATGATGATATCAAAATTCACATCAATCCTACAGGTAAATTTGTAATAGGTGGTCCGCATGGTGATGCAGGGTTAACTGGAAGAAAAATTATTGTTGATAGTTATGGTGGATTTGGAAGACATGGTGGAGGAGCTTTCTCAGGAAAGGATCCATCCAAAGTAGATAGATCCGCATGCTATATGTGCAGATATATTGCAAAAAATCTAGTTGCAGCAGAATTAGCTGATAGATGTGAAGTGCAACTTGCATATGCAATTGGAGTTGCAGAACCAGTATCACTTTATGTCAATACATTTGGAACAAGTAAAATTGCTGAAAGTCAAATTGAAGAATTAGTGAGAAAGAATTTTGATATGAAACCATCGGGAATTATTTCACAATTAGATTTAAAGAGACCAATATACAAAAAAACAGCATCTTATGGTCATTTTGGAAGAAATGAGCCAGAATTTACTTGGGAAAAAACAGACAAGGCTGAAATATTAAAGCAATCTGCCGGTTTGTAG
- a CDS encoding U6 snRNA-associated Sm-like protein LSm6: MSQSNSAKRPLTTLQKSTKKKVTVRLKNEVEYKGKMDNVDSYMNLIMTDAEELHDGKTIANYGRVIVRGNNVLFIKLENEL, encoded by the coding sequence GTGTCCCAATCAAACAGTGCAAAACGACCTCTAACAACTCTTCAAAAAAGTACTAAGAAGAAAGTTACAGTAAGGCTGAAAAATGAAGTTGAATACAAAGGAAAAATGGATAATGTTGATTCTTATATGAATTTGATTATGACTGATGCTGAAGAGCTTCATGATGGTAAAACAATCGCAAATTATGGCAGAGTTATCGTAAGAGGCAATAACGTATTATTTATCAAACTTGAAAACGAACTCTAG